The following are encoded together in the Panicum virgatum strain AP13 chromosome 6K, P.virgatum_v5, whole genome shotgun sequence genome:
- the LOC120712787 gene encoding DNA damage-repair/toleration protein DRT100-like gives MATATASPAGRMAVAPALLALAVLVLVLVPAAAACSAADRDALLSIRAALSEARLGVFSSWAGTDCCAGWYGVGCDPTDGRVADLSLRGEAEDAVMAPAGRPASGVMSGYISDAVCRLGRLSSLVLADWKQISGPVPSCVATDLPYLRILELPGNRLTGGIPPSVGGLSRLAVLNLADNLLSGPIPGAITSLAALKHLDLANNQLTGRVPSDFGKLAMLSRALLGRNRLSGPIPPSVSSMPRLADLDLSENQLTGAIPDGLGSGRVLTSLYLGANRLSGSIPASLLRNSGLGILNLSRNALKGAVPDVFTPRSYFMLLDLSRNRLSGGVPRSLAAAAYVGHLDLSHNRLCGAIPAGPPFDHLDADSFGGNTCLCGGPLGKCT, from the coding sequence ATGGCAACGGCAACGGCGTCCCCCGCCGGGCGCATGGCTGTCGCCCCGGCGCTCCTCGCGCTCGCCGTGCTTGTGCTCGTTCTCgtcccggccgcggcggcgtgctcgGCGGCGGACCGCGACGCGCTGCTGTCGATCCGCGCGGCGCTGTCGGAGGCGCGCCTGGGCGTGTTCTCGTCGTGGGCGGGCACCGACTGCTGCGCCGGCTGGTACGGCGTGGGCTGCGACCCCACCGACGGCCGCGTCGCCGACCTCTCCCTCCGCGGCGAGGCCGAGGACGCCGTGATGGCCCCCGCGGGGCGCCCGGCGTCGGGCGTCATGTCCGGGTACATCTCCGACGCCGTGTGCCGCCTGGGCCGCCTCTCGTCGCTCGTGCTCGCCGACTGGAAGCAGATCTCCGGGCCCGTCCCGTCCTGCGTCGCCACGGACCTCCCCTACCTCCGCATCCTCGAGCTCCCCGGCAACCGCCTCACCGGCGGGATCCCGCCGTCCGTCGGCGGCCTCTCCCGCCTCGCCGTGCTCAACCTCGCCGACAACCTCCTCTCCGGCCCCATCCCGGGCGCCATCACCTCCCTCGCCGCCCTCAAGCACCTCGACCTCGCCAACAACCAGCTCACCGGCCGCGTCCCCTCCGACTTCGGCAAGCTCGCCATGCTCAGCCGCGCGCTGCTCGGGCGGAACCGGCTGTCGGGCCCCATCCCGCCGTCGGTGTCGTCCATGCCCCGGCTCGCCGACCTCGACCTGTCCGAGAACCAGCTCACCGGCGCGATCCCCGACGGCCTCGGCTCCGGCCGCGTGCTCACGTCGCTATACCTCGGCGCGAACCGGCTGTCGGGGAGCATCCCGGCGAGCCTGCTCCGGAACAGCGGGCTCGGGATCCTGAACCTGAGCCGGAACGCCCTGAAGGGCGCCGTGCCGGACGTGTTCACGCCGCGCTCCTACTTCATGCTGCTGGACCTGTCGCGGAACCGGCTCAGCGGCGGCGTGCCGCggtcgctggcggcggcggcctacgTGGGGCACCTGGACCTCAGCCACAACCGGCTGTGCGGCGCCATCCCCGCCGGCCCGCCGTTCGACCACCTCGACGCCGACTCGTTCGGCGGCAACACCTGCCTCTGCGGCGGGCCGCTCGGCAAGTGCACGTGA